One Blattabacterium cuenoti genomic window carries:
- a CDS encoding 4Fe-4S binding protein, translated as MSIKITEKCINCGACEPECPNQAIYEGGKKWRMSDGTSLKKNEISDPTIFYEPKKKDIYFIVPEKCTECVGFYDEPQCMMICPVQCCVQDQDNYENKKELIKKKNFLHEGFN; from the coding sequence ATGTCTATAAAAATTACAGAAAAATGTATAAACTGTGGAGCTTGTGAACCTGAGTGTCCTAATCAAGCTATTTATGAAGGAGGAAAAAAATGGAGAATGTCAGATGGTACTTCTTTGAAGAAGAATGAAATATCGGATCCTACTATATTTTACGAACCCAAAAAAAAAGATATATATTTTATTGTCCCAGAAAAATGTACTGAATGTGTAGGATTTTATGATGAGCCACAATGTATGATGATTTGTCCAGTTCAATGTTGTGTACAAGATCAAGATAATTATGAAAATAAAAAGGAACTTATTAAAAAAAAGAATTTTCTGCACGAGGGGTTTAATTAA
- a CDS encoding acyl-CoA reductase, which produces MIKTFDKIGSFLREVNEFYVHKKCLSKYSQKFFSSFQKTINKVTTTNDWFRMEDLLITFSQWSKNLKKEKLEYWMSKYSITKKKTKKILVIMPGNVPMIGLHDFLCVILSGHKIIIKLSEEDNLLLPFLCNMMIYEKPMLKNKIKFTKNIFHEKFDCVIATGNNNTARYFEYYFRKFPVLLRKSRSSIAVLQGNETEEELISLNKDMLTYSGRGCRNVGKIFIPYNYNLNLILKKSFISEYITKNYKYTDNYKYYSSIYTMNKISFQKNHFLIFKEENNFYNPISVVYYEFYNDLNQLKKTILNLKNKNNLQCIVSKNFLEKEILFGKTQYPKLEDYADEIDTIQFLN; this is translated from the coding sequence ATGATTAAAACTTTTGATAAAATAGGATCTTTTTTAAGAGAAGTTAATGAATTTTATGTACATAAAAAGTGTTTATCTAAATATTCCCAAAAGTTTTTTTCTTCTTTTCAAAAAACTATCAATAAAGTAACTACTACAAATGATTGGTTTAGAATGGAAGATTTATTGATAACATTTAGTCAATGGAGCAAAAATCTTAAAAAAGAAAAATTAGAATATTGGATGAGTAAATATTCTATTACAAAAAAAAAAACTAAAAAAATTCTTGTTATTATGCCCGGAAATGTTCCTATGATAGGATTACATGATTTTTTGTGTGTTATTTTATCAGGGCACAAAATCATAATTAAATTGTCTGAAGAAGATAATTTGTTACTTCCATTTTTGTGTAATATGATGATATATGAAAAACCTATGTTAAAAAATAAAATAAAGTTTACAAAAAATATTTTTCATGAAAAATTTGATTGTGTAATAGCTACTGGAAATAATAATACAGCTCGTTATTTTGAATATTATTTTAGAAAATTTCCTGTTTTACTTAGAAAAAGTAGAAGCTCTATAGCTGTATTACAAGGAAATGAAACTGAAGAAGAATTAATTTCTTTAAATAAAGACATGTTAACTTATTCAGGAAGAGGATGTCGGAATGTAGGAAAAATATTTATACCTTATAATTACAACCTTAATTTGATATTAAAAAAATCATTTATATCTGAATATATTACAAAAAACTATAAGTATACAGATAACTATAAATATTATTCATCTATCTATACTATGAATAAAATATCTTTTCAAAAAAATCATTTTCTTATTTTCAAAGAAGAAAATAATTTTTATAATCCAATATCTGTAGTTTATTATGAATTTTATAATGATTTAAATCAGTTAAAAAAAACAATTTTAAATTTAAAAAATAAGAATAATCTACAATGTATAGTCTCTAAAAACTTTTTAGAAAAAGAAATCCTTTTTGGAAAAACACAATATCCAAAATTAGAAGACTATGCAGATGAAATCGATACAATTCAATTTTTAAATTGA
- a CDS encoding uracil-DNA glycosylase — MEETGKSDVNFHWNLFLNQEYRKPYFIKLLKIIKIEYNNFVCFPKQENILSCLKYCSFQKLKVVIIGQDPYHKENQADGLCFSVSHGVSFPPSLKNIFIEVNNCLNLKKNLYPVSGSLIRWAKQGVLLLNSILTVRKNCPLSHKNIGWEFFTDQIIQTISNRKKNIVFLLWGKYAQKKIPLINSHQHHYILKTSHPSPFSVHMGFFGSKHFEKTNSFLKKIGKKTICWN, encoded by the coding sequence ATGGAAGAAACAGGGAAATCAGATGTCAATTTTCATTGGAATTTATTTTTAAATCAAGAATATCGTAAACCTTATTTTATAAAATTATTAAAAATTATAAAAATTGAATATAATAATTTTGTTTGTTTTCCTAAACAAGAGAATATACTTTCTTGTTTAAAATATTGTTCTTTTCAAAAGTTAAAAGTAGTTATTATAGGACAAGATCCTTACCACAAAGAGAATCAAGCTGATGGTCTTTGTTTTTCTGTATCACATGGAGTTTCTTTTCCTCCTTCATTGAAAAACATATTTATAGAAGTAAATAATTGTTTGAATTTGAAAAAAAATTTATATCCAGTTAGTGGATCTTTAATTCGTTGGGCTAAACAAGGAGTGTTATTATTAAATTCAATATTAACAGTTAGAAAAAACTGCCCTTTATCTCATAAAAATATAGGATGGGAATTTTTTACAGATCAAATAATACAAACTATTTCTAATCGAAAAAAAAATATTGTTTTTCTTTTGTGGGGAAAATATGCTCAGAAAAAAATACCTTTAATTAATTCTCATCAGCATCACTATATTTTAAAAACTTCACATCCTTCCCCTTTTTCCGTTCATATGGGGTTTTTTGGATCAAAACACTTTGAAAAAACTAACAGTTTTTTAAAAAAAATAGGAAAAAAAACTATTTGTTGGAATTAA
- a CDS encoding deoxyhypusine synthase family protein, translating into MKDSPITYFINKYFLHFNALTLSKAAKAYKYHIQNNGKMMITLAGAMSTAEIGKILSEMIRRNQVHIISCTGANLEEDILNLIAHSYYKKIPHYRDLTPDDEKNFLKKGYYRVTDTCIPEDEAFKELQKHMLKVWMRAKEKSKRYFPHEYIYQLLLENILNPYYNIDPKDSWVLAAAKKNIPIIVPGWEDSTIGNIFASFCIKKIFQPILVKNGIEYMMYLAKWYQKESIKHKIGFFQIGGGISGDFPICVVPMLSQDIGFHPTPFWSYFCQISDSTTSYGSYSGAIPNEKITWGKLDKDTPKFIIESDATIVAPLIFAYVLNM; encoded by the coding sequence ATGAAAGACTCTCCTATTACTTATTTTATTAATAAATATTTTCTTCATTTTAACGCTTTGACTTTATCAAAAGCAGCTAAGGCATATAAATATCATATTCAGAATAATGGAAAAATGATGATCACATTGGCGGGAGCGATGAGTACTGCAGAAATAGGAAAAATATTATCCGAAATGATACGAAGAAATCAAGTCCATATTATTTCTTGTACAGGAGCTAATTTAGAAGAAGATATATTAAATTTAATAGCTCATTCTTATTATAAAAAAATTCCTCATTATAGAGATTTAACTCCTGATGATGAAAAAAATTTTTTAAAAAAAGGTTATTATAGGGTAACAGATACCTGCATACCAGAAGATGAAGCTTTTAAAGAATTACAAAAACATATGTTAAAAGTATGGATGAGAGCTAAAGAAAAATCAAAACGTTATTTTCCTCATGAATACATTTATCAACTATTATTAGAAAATATTTTAAATCCTTATTATAACATAGACCCAAAAGACAGTTGGGTATTAGCTGCAGCAAAAAAAAATATCCCTATAATAGTTCCAGGATGGGAAGATAGTACAATAGGAAACATTTTTGCTTCTTTTTGTATAAAAAAAATATTTCAACCTATTCTTGTAAAAAATGGAATAGAATATATGATGTATTTAGCGAAATGGTATCAAAAAGAATCAATCAAACATAAAATAGGTTTTTTCCAAATTGGAGGTGGAATCTCAGGTGATTTTCCTATTTGTGTAGTTCCTATGTTATCTCAAGATATAGGATTTCATCCTACTCCATTTTGGTCTTATTTTTGTCAAATTTCTGATTCAACAACTAGTTATGGATCTTATTCCGGGGCTATTCCTAATGAAAAAATAACTTGGGGGAAACTAGATAAAGATACCCCAAAATTCATCATTGAGTCAGATGCAACTATAGTTGCTCCACTTATCTTCGCGTATGTGTTAAATATGTAA
- the rpsU gene encoding 30S ribosomal protein S21, producing the protein MILITIVREGESIDKALKKCKKKFDKTRILKEFREKQQYIKPSEGRRNEILRAKYRERMKLKKEE; encoded by the coding sequence ATGATCTTAATTACTATTGTTAGAGAAGGAGAATCAATTGATAAAGCTTTAAAAAAATGTAAAAAAAAATTTGACAAAACTCGCATTTTAAAAGAATTTAGAGAAAAGCAACAATATATCAAACCATCTGAAGGGAGAAGAAATGAAATATTAAGGGCGAAATATAGAGAACGTATGAAATTGAAAAAAGAAGAATAG
- the lpdA gene encoding dihydrolipoyl dehydrogenase, whose product MNNLYDLVVIGSGPGGYVSAIRASQLGLRTAIIEKYQELGGTCLNVGCIPSKSLLDSSKYFFLAKNNYHSHGIFFEKLFFDFKKIMDRKNEVVRNINNGIKYLMKKNKIDLYQGIGSFKTENILDLTDSESLQKKEEIQFKYCIISTGSKPLCFPYLNFDIKNRIISSTEAVHLKEIPKKLIIIGGGIIGLELGSIFNRLGSKIIIIETMDKIISNMDDSLSKEMQKILEKSSIQIETSLSVTNILKENHEEISVVAKYHDGKKIKLTGNYCLLSIGRIPYTKYLGLENIRIETSKKGFILVNDDLQTSIDNIYAIGDVVGGKMLAHKAEEEGLYAVEHIVGQKPSKLNYDLIPSVIYTYPEVASVGQSENEVQKNKIAYNIGIVPMKILGRARTSGCTDGFLKMISHKNTDEILGVHIIGDHAADMIMEASVAMEFRSSSEDIYRICHPHPTLSEAFKEAAQLNFENRSIHT is encoded by the coding sequence ATGAATAATTTATATGATCTCGTAGTTATTGGTTCTGGACCAGGAGGATATGTTTCAGCAATTAGGGCAAGTCAATTAGGCCTTCGTACTGCCATTATAGAAAAATATCAAGAATTAGGTGGAACATGTTTAAATGTAGGTTGTATTCCTTCTAAATCTCTTCTAGATTCTTCAAAATATTTTTTTTTAGCTAAAAATAATTATCATTCACATGGTATTTTTTTTGAAAAATTATTTTTTGATTTCAAAAAAATAATGGATAGGAAAAATGAAGTTGTAAGAAATATAAATAATGGAATAAAATATTTAATGAAAAAAAACAAAATTGATTTATATCAAGGGATAGGTTCATTTAAAACAGAAAACATTCTGGATCTAACAGATAGTGAATCGTTGCAAAAAAAAGAAGAAATACAATTTAAATATTGTATAATATCCACAGGATCTAAACCTTTATGTTTCCCTTACTTGAATTTTGATATAAAAAATAGAATTATTTCTTCCACAGAAGCTGTTCATTTAAAAGAAATTCCAAAAAAATTAATAATCATTGGAGGGGGAATAATTGGATTAGAGTTAGGTTCTATTTTTAATAGATTAGGAAGTAAAATTATTATTATAGAAACTATGGATAAAATCATATCAAATATGGACGATTCCTTGAGTAAAGAAATGCAAAAAATATTAGAAAAATCTTCCATACAAATAGAAACCTCATTATCTGTTACCAATATTTTAAAAGAAAATCATGAAGAAATATCTGTTGTTGCAAAGTATCATGATGGAAAAAAAATTAAACTAACAGGAAATTATTGTTTATTATCAATAGGAAGAATTCCGTATACAAAATATCTAGGTTTAGAAAACATAAGAATTGAAACAAGTAAAAAAGGATTTATACTTGTAAATGATGATCTACAAACTTCTATTGACAACATATATGCTATAGGAGATGTTGTAGGAGGAAAAATGTTGGCTCATAAAGCTGAAGAAGAGGGACTATATGCAGTAGAACATATAGTAGGACAAAAACCAAGTAAATTAAATTATGATTTAATCCCATCAGTAATTTATACTTATCCTGAAGTAGCCAGTGTTGGACAATCAGAAAATGAAGTTCAAAAAAATAAAATAGCCTATAACATAGGAATTGTTCCTATGAAAATATTAGGACGAGCTCGTACAAGTGGCTGCACAGATGGTTTTCTAAAAATGATTTCTCACAAAAATACAGATGAAATATTAGGGGTTCATATCATTGGAGATCATGCAGCAGACATGATTATGGAAGCATCTGTCGCTATGGAATTTAGATCTTCTTCAGAGGATATTTATAGAATATGTCACCCCCATCCTACTCTCAGCGAAGCATTCAAAGAAGCAGCTCAACTAAATTTTGAAAATCGCTCCATACATACATAA
- a CDS encoding shikimate dehydrogenase family protein has product MIHKKTRIYGLIGKDIKYSFSRRFFLKKFKKEFIANADYKIFDIPKIENILFIFQNPYLKGCNVTIPYKTSVIPFLNKVMPEAKSIGSVNVVKINKKRKIGFNTDVLGFEHSFKEDLKKLTNKKNLKALILGTGGVSKTISFVLTKLQISHQYVSRKKNMGFLVYEDINKNLLKEYKIIINCTPIGTYPNINSCPSLPYQYISSQHYFYDLVYNPNKTLFLKKAEKNGALIRNGLEMLYIQAEESWNIWINKIHEI; this is encoded by the coding sequence ATGATACATAAAAAAACAAGAATTTATGGTTTGATAGGAAAAGATATTAAATATTCTTTTTCAAGAAGGTTTTTTTTAAAAAAATTTAAAAAAGAATTTATTGCTAATGCAGATTATAAAATTTTTGATATTCCAAAAATAGAAAACATATTGTTTATATTTCAAAATCCTTATTTGAAAGGATGTAATGTAACTATTCCATACAAAACAAGTGTTATTCCTTTTTTAAATAAAGTCATGCCTGAAGCAAAATCTATAGGATCTGTGAATGTGGTAAAAATTAATAAAAAACGCAAAATTGGTTTTAATACAGATGTTTTAGGTTTTGAACATTCTTTTAAAGAAGATCTAAAAAAATTGACAAATAAAAAAAATTTAAAAGCGTTAATTTTGGGAACTGGAGGTGTTTCTAAAACGATTTCATTTGTTTTAACCAAATTACAAATTTCACATCAATATGTTTCAAGAAAAAAAAATATGGGTTTTTTAGTTTATGAAGACATCAATAAAAATTTATTGAAAGAGTACAAAATTATTATTAATTGTACTCCTATAGGAACATATCCTAATATAAATTCATGTCCATCTTTACCATATCAATATATTTCTTCCCAACATTATTTTTATGATCTCGTTTATAATCCCAATAAAACTCTATTTTTAAAAAAAGCAGAAAAAAATGGAGCTTTAATCAGAAATGGATTAGAAATGTTATATATTCAAGCTGAGGAATCTTGGAATATATGGATAAATAAAATTCATGAAATATAA
- the rny gene encoding ribonuclease Y yields MKINVGFSVLMGVMIGIITCYFFGKKTILKKYIQLLEKANFQAKKIIKNAEKEGESIKKKKILQAKDKFTELKSKHEKDVYLREQKIIDIENKTREKENRLSKEIEIYFKKNNRLEAQIHDYEKKYKILKKKQEEFEYMHIQQVELLEKISNYSSEEAKNELIEILKGEAKVKAQTHIQNIIEESQLTAKMEAKKIVIQAIQRIGTEQAVENAVSVFNIESDDVKGRIIGREGRNIRALEKATGVEIIVDDTPEAILLSCFNPIRREIARLALHKLVIDGRIHPARIEEIVSKTEKQIEEEIIEVGKKNIIDLGIHGIHPELIRMVGRMKYRSSYGQNLLQHSREVAHLSGILASELGLNSKLAKRAGLLHDIGKVPENESELPHAILGMQWAEKYGENIEVCNAIGSHHDEIEMKVLISPIVQVSDSISGARPGVRRNSFESYSKRLKNLEDIALSFDGVNKAFAIQAGRELRVLVESDRIDDKKAFQLSCDITEKIKNEMTYPGQIKVTVIRETRAVQIAR; encoded by the coding sequence ATGAAAATAAATGTTGGATTTTCGGTTTTAATGGGGGTTATGATTGGAATTATTACATGTTATTTTTTTGGAAAAAAAACTATATTAAAAAAATATATTCAATTATTAGAAAAAGCTAACTTTCAAGCAAAAAAAATTATAAAAAATGCAGAAAAAGAAGGAGAATCTATAAAAAAAAAGAAGATCCTTCAAGCAAAAGATAAATTTACAGAACTTAAATCTAAACATGAAAAAGATGTTTATTTAAGAGAACAAAAAATAATTGATATAGAAAATAAAACAAGAGAAAAAGAAAATAGATTATCGAAAGAAATAGAAATTTATTTTAAAAAAAATAACCGTTTAGAAGCACAAATACATGATTACGAAAAAAAATATAAAATTCTTAAAAAAAAACAAGAAGAATTTGAATATATGCATATTCAACAAGTAGAATTACTTGAAAAAATATCCAATTATTCTTCTGAAGAAGCTAAAAACGAATTAATTGAAATTCTTAAAGGAGAAGCCAAAGTAAAAGCACAAACCCATATACAAAATATTATAGAAGAATCACAATTGACCGCAAAAATGGAGGCTAAAAAAATTGTTATTCAAGCTATTCAAAGAATTGGAACAGAACAAGCCGTTGAAAATGCTGTATCCGTTTTTAATATAGAATCAGATGATGTTAAAGGTCGTATAATTGGACGGGAAGGAAGAAATATAAGAGCCTTGGAAAAAGCAACTGGAGTAGAAATTATTGTAGATGATACTCCAGAAGCAATTCTTTTATCTTGTTTTAATCCTATACGAAGAGAAATAGCTAGATTAGCTCTTCATAAATTAGTTATAGACGGACGAATACATCCAGCTAGAATCGAAGAAATAGTGTCAAAAACAGAAAAACAAATTGAAGAAGAAATAATAGAGGTAGGAAAAAAAAACATTATAGATTTAGGGATTCATGGAATACATCCAGAATTGATCAGAATGGTAGGAAGAATGAAATATCGTTCCTCTTATGGACAAAATCTTTTACAACATTCTCGTGAAGTAGCCCATTTATCAGGAATATTAGCTTCTGAATTAGGATTAAACTCTAAATTAGCAAAACGTGCTGGATTATTACATGATATAGGAAAAGTCCCTGAAAATGAATCTGAACTTCCTCATGCAATTCTAGGAATGCAATGGGCAGAAAAATACGGAGAAAATATAGAAGTTTGTAATGCGATCGGATCACATCATGATGAAATAGAAATGAAAGTATTAATATCGCCCATAGTACAAGTTTCAGATTCTATTAGTGGAGCTCGTCCTGGAGTAAGAAGAAATTCTTTTGAATCTTATTCAAAAAGGTTAAAAAATTTGGAAGATATAGCGTTAAGTTTTGATGGAGTCAACAAAGCTTTCGCTATACAAGCAGGAAGAGAATTACGTGTATTAGTTGAAAGCGATAGAATTGATGATAAAAAGGCTTTTCAATTATCTTGTGATATAACAGAAAAAATAAAAAACGAAATGACTTATCCTGGTCAAATTAAAGTAACAGTGATTAGAGAAACTAGAGCTGTACAAATAGCTAGATAA
- a CDS encoding cysteine desulfurase family protein — MKRVYLDNAASTPIRKEVLKVMINTLKYSPGNPSSMQHSYGRDARSILEESRVCIAKNIKASPSEIIFTSGGTEANNLVLRSSILDLGIKHIISSKLEHPSVLQTILDLSVRHKISVSFVSNNEKGILDFNNMEEMLKKNIWKKTLVSLMYANNEIGNLLEVNQVFFLCKKYNAYFHSDTIQVIGNIPINMEESSFDFATASAHKFYGPKGIGFAFIRSDILKKMKPFITGGVQEHGIRSGTENIYGISGLSEALRLSYCNFSSHIKKIQNLKYYCISELKKIIPNVIFNGLSCSPDKSIPSILNFLFPTKKDYLFYFHLDLMGVSVSKGSSCNSSNQKVSHVIQSIITNKYLLNQTMPIRISFGIFNEKKDVDLLIKALRKIRN; from the coding sequence ATGAAACGAGTATATTTGGATAATGCAGCTTCTACTCCAATAAGAAAGGAAGTTTTGAAAGTTATGATAAACACATTAAAATACTCCCCGGGAAATCCTTCTTCTATGCAACATAGTTATGGAAGAGATGCTCGTTCAATTTTAGAGGAATCTAGAGTTTGTATTGCTAAAAATATTAAAGCATCTCCTTCTGAGATTATTTTTACTTCAGGAGGAACTGAAGCCAATAATCTCGTATTAAGATCTTCGATATTAGATTTAGGAATAAAACATATTATAAGTTCTAAACTAGAACATCCATCTGTCTTACAAACAATTTTAGATCTCTCTGTGAGACACAAAATCTCTGTAAGTTTCGTTTCAAATAATGAAAAAGGAATATTAGATTTTAATAATATGGAAGAAATGTTAAAAAAGAATATATGGAAAAAAACACTTGTAAGTTTAATGTATGCTAATAACGAAATTGGAAATTTATTAGAAGTAAATCAAGTATTCTTTTTATGTAAAAAATATAATGCTTATTTTCATTCAGATACTATACAAGTTATAGGAAATATTCCTATTAATATGGAGGAATCATCCTTTGATTTTGCTACTGCAAGTGCACATAAGTTTTATGGACCAAAAGGAATAGGTTTTGCTTTTATAAGAAGTGACATTTTGAAAAAAATGAAACCTTTTATAACAGGTGGAGTTCAAGAACATGGAATTCGTTCAGGGACAGAAAACATATATGGAATTTCCGGATTATCAGAAGCTTTACGATTATCTTATTGTAATTTTTCTAGTCATATAAAAAAAATACAAAATTTAAAATATTATTGCATTTCAGAATTGAAAAAAATAATTCCCAATGTTATTTTTAATGGATTATCATGTTCTCCTGACAAGAGTATTCCTTCTATATTGAATTTTTTATTTCCTACAAAAAAAGATTATTTGTTCTATTTTCATTTAGATCTAATGGGTGTTTCTGTTTCTAAAGGTAGTTCTTGTAATAGCAGTAATCAAAAAGTATCTCATGTGATTCAATCTATAATAACAAATAAATATTTATTAAACCAAACAATGCCTATAAGAATTTCTTTTGGAATTTTTAATGAAAAAAAAGATGTAGATTTACTCATAAAAGCATTGCGAAAAATTAGAAATTAA
- the ribD gene encoding bifunctional diaminohydroxyphosphoribosylaminopyrimidine deaminase/5-amino-6-(5-phosphoribosylamino)uracil reductase RibD, which translates to MKYKEIFMERAIQLAKNGLGFTSPNPMVGCVIERNGIVLSEGWHYKKEIYHAEFLAINNVKNKYLFFDSTLYVTLEPCVHFGETPPCVDLIIRNNIPKVVVGIQDPCDKVKGLGIKKLRKYGVEVIENVLIDQCRILNKRFFTFHEKKRPYIILKWAESNDGFIHSENNKGHWISGIYARQLNHKWRSEEDGILVGRKTVLNDNPKLNVRKWFGKNPVRIFIDRKLSISNSHFILDGTQYTIVFTEKNKENQENIEYVQISFEEKIINQILNFLYKKKILSLIVEGGKKTLENFIKENIWDECRIFVCDIVLKSGLKAPKIEGIVSKKMNLNKDQLIMKLSI; encoded by the coding sequence ATGAAATATAAAGAAATTTTTATGGAAAGAGCCATACAACTGGCTAAAAACGGGTTAGGGTTTACATCTCCAAATCCTATGGTAGGTTGTGTGATAGAAAGAAATGGGATCGTTTTATCGGAAGGATGGCATTACAAAAAAGAAATATATCATGCTGAATTTTTAGCTATTAATAATGTAAAAAATAAATATTTATTTTTTGATTCTACTCTATATGTTACACTGGAACCATGTGTTCATTTTGGAGAAACACCACCTTGTGTTGATTTAATTATTAGAAACAATATACCAAAAGTAGTAGTGGGAATACAAGATCCTTGTGATAAAGTGAAAGGATTAGGAATAAAAAAATTAAGAAAATATGGAGTTGAAGTTATAGAAAATGTTTTGATAGATCAATGTCGTATTTTAAATAAGCGATTTTTTACTTTTCATGAAAAAAAACGTCCTTATATTATATTAAAATGGGCAGAAAGTAATGATGGTTTTATTCATTCAGAAAATAATAAAGGACACTGGATCAGTGGAATATATGCTAGGCAATTAAATCATAAATGGAGATCTGAAGAAGATGGAATTTTAGTAGGAAGAAAAACTGTATTAAATGATAATCCTAAGTTAAATGTTAGAAAATGGTTCGGAAAAAATCCTGTTAGAATTTTTATTGATCGAAAATTGAGTATTTCCAATTCTCATTTCATTTTAGATGGGACCCAATATACTATTGTGTTTACAGAAAAAAATAAGGAAAACCAAGAGAATATAGAATATGTTCAAATTTCTTTTGAAGAAAAAATAATAAATCAAATATTGAATTTTTTGTATAAAAAGAAAATATTATCTTTGATAGTGGAAGGAGGAAAAAAAACCTTAGAAAACTTTATAAAAGAAAATATTTGGGATGAATGTCGTATTTTCGTATGCGATATTGTATTAAAAAGCGGACTAAAAGCCCCCAAAATAGAAGGAATTGTATCAAAAAAAATGAATCTAAATAAAGATCAACTTATTATGAAATTGTCAATTTAA